A window from Sinanaerobacter sp. ZZT-01 encodes these proteins:
- a CDS encoding isocitrate/isopropylmalate family dehydrogenase: MKNDTDFIDYRSLDKIVIGVIGGDGIGPAITAHAKRILEDLLADEIKAEKIELRTIDGLTIENRAAEKAAIPINVLEDIKKCHVLLKGPTTTPRKGDQWGNIESANVAMRKELDLFANVRPVKVPELGIDWTFFRENTECLYAMGSQGVHISDDLAIDFRVITNPGTERIARQAFEYAKANGKKRVSIVTKANIVKATDGKFLEICKKIGEEYPEIEVDDWYIDIMTAKLIDEKRRSQFEVFILPNLYGDILTDEAAEFQGGVGTAGSANLGKHYAMFEAVHGSAPRMVEEGRDIYADPCSVIRASAMLLSHIGCQKQADALFSALDICTVTEKKLTITGKSNGATGAEFADYILETIRR; this comes from the coding sequence ATGAAAAATGATACTGATTTTATCGATTACCGTTCTTTGGATAAAATCGTTATAGGCGTTATTGGAGGAGACGGTATCGGCCCTGCCATCACCGCTCATGCAAAGCGAATTTTAGAAGACCTTTTGGCAGACGAGATAAAAGCAGAAAAAATTGAGCTTCGAACCATCGACGGTCTTACAATTGAAAACAGAGCAGCTGAAAAAGCGGCCATACCAATCAATGTCTTAGAAGATATAAAAAAATGCCACGTTCTTTTAAAGGGCCCAACTACCACTCCAAGAAAAGGCGATCAATGGGGAAACATTGAAAGCGCCAATGTCGCTATGCGAAAAGAACTTGATTTGTTTGCAAATGTAAGACCCGTAAAAGTTCCCGAACTCGGAATTGACTGGACTTTTTTCCGTGAAAATACCGAATGTCTATACGCAATGGGAAGCCAGGGCGTTCATATCAGCGATGATTTAGCAATTGATTTTCGTGTCATCACAAATCCCGGAACCGAACGGATTGCACGCCAAGCCTTTGAATATGCAAAAGCCAATGGCAAAAAACGTGTATCCATCGTCACCAAAGCAAATATCGTAAAAGCAACAGACGGCAAATTTCTAGAAATCTGTAAAAAGATCGGTGAGGAATACCCAGAAATTGAAGTGGATGACTGGTACATCGATATCATGACTGCAAAGCTGATTGATGAAAAAAGGCGAAGTCAATTCGAGGTTTTCATTCTTCCGAATCTTTATGGCGATATCTTAACCGATGAAGCCGCAGAATTCCAAGGAGGAGTCGGCACAGCAGGGAGCGCAAACCTAGGAAAGCACTATGCTATGTTTGAAGCCGTGCACGGTTCTGCACCGAGAATGGTAGAAGAAGGCCGTGATATTTATGCAGATCCTTGCAGCGTCATACGTGCGTCTGCGATGCTCTTAAGCCATATCGGCTGCCAAAAGCAGGCAGATGCTCTATTCTCCGCCCTAGATATCTGTACAGTGACAGAGAAGAAGCTCACCATTACCGGAAAATCAAACGGTGCCACCGGGGCTGAATTTGCCGATTACATTTTGGAGACCATTAGGAGGTAA